From the Selenomonas timonae genome, one window contains:
- a CDS encoding DNA-3-methyladenine glycosylase I, with amino-acid sequence MGDELKRCSWVKLDDPIYVKYHDEEWGQPLHDDRALYELFILETFQAGLSWATILHKRENFRRAYEGFIPERVAAFNAAKVEELMQDGGFVRNRRKIEASIVNSRIFLDIVREFGSFDRYIWGFTDGKPVRESCELRTTSPLSDKVSNDLKKRGMRFVGSTCIYSTLQAIGVLAAHTDECDWSKS; translated from the coding sequence ATGGGAGACGAACTCAAACGCTGCAGTTGGGTGAAACTGGATGATCCCATCTATGTGAAATACCACGATGAGGAATGGGGGCAGCCGCTTCACGATGACCGTGCGCTCTACGAGCTTTTCATTCTTGAGACATTTCAGGCCGGGCTGTCGTGGGCGACGATCCTCCACAAGCGCGAGAACTTCCGCCGTGCATACGAGGGTTTTATTCCCGAGCGAGTCGCGGCGTTCAATGCAGCAAAGGTCGAGGAACTAATGCAGGATGGGGGGTTTGTGCGCAACCGCCGCAAGATCGAGGCGAGCATTGTGAACAGCCGCATCTTCCTCGACATCGTGCGCGAGTTTGGCTCGTTTGACCGCTATATCTGGGGCTTTACGGATGGAAAACCCGTGCGCGAGAGCTGCGAACTGCGTACAACCTCGCCGCTCTCAGACAAGGTGTCAAATGACCTCAAGAAGCGCGGCATGCGATTCGTCGGCTCGACCTGCATCTACTCGACACTGCAGGCGATTGGTGTACTTGCGGCGCACACGGACGAATGCGATTGGAGCAAATCATGA
- a CDS encoding AzlC family ABC transporter permease: MSGVDPRLAALRTAFLCTLPILAGFLFIGLAYGIYTNVSGFSFWYPMAMSALIFGGSLEFIATTLLLSPFAPLQTFLLALMVQGRHIFYGISMFERYRGTGWKKPYLIYGMCDESFSINYTTKISEGVDAGWFMFFVTLLNQIYWVASATIGGLVGTSLPINTEGIEFAMTGLFVVIFMEQWMNDPQHYTGILGLAAAGIALAVFGREAFMLPTMFIILAGCLALRPFIEGREMA; encoded by the coding sequence ATGAGCGGCGTCGATCCGCGCCTCGCCGCCCTGCGCACAGCCTTTCTCTGCACGCTCCCGATTCTCGCAGGCTTTCTCTTCATCGGGCTTGCTTACGGCATCTATACGAACGTCTCGGGCTTCTCGTTCTGGTATCCGATGGCAATGAGCGCGCTCATCTTCGGCGGCTCGCTCGAGTTCATTGCAACAACACTCCTCCTCAGCCCTTTTGCCCCATTGCAGACCTTCCTCCTCGCACTCATGGTGCAGGGACGACATATCTTCTACGGTATTTCCATGTTCGAGAGGTATCGCGGCACGGGTTGGAAGAAGCCCTATCTCATCTACGGGATGTGCGATGAGTCCTTCTCCATCAACTACACGACGAAGATTTCAGAGGGCGTTGATGCGGGCTGGTTTATGTTCTTTGTCACCCTGCTGAACCAGATCTACTGGGTTGCAAGCGCAACCATCGGTGGACTGGTCGGCACGAGCCTCCCCATCAATACGGAGGGTATTGAATTCGCTATGACAGGACTCTTCGTCGTGATCTTTATGGAGCAGTGGATGAACGACCCGCAGCATTATACGGGCATCCTCGGACTTGCAGCTGCAGGCATCGCACTTGCCGTCTTCGGGCGTGAGGCTTTTATGCTCCCGACCATGTTCATCATTCTCGCGGGATGCCTCGCACTCCGTCCCTTCATCGAAGGGAGAGAGATGGCATGA
- a CDS encoding branched-chain amino acid transporter permease produces the protein MTFTEQCITIGLCALASVLTRALPFLLISEKKPTPPIIRYLGNVLPAAVFGMLVVYCLKDTTLFSGSHGLPELTGILVTALLHLKFRQMLLSIGGGTAVYMILIQWVFIP, from the coding sequence ATGACGTTCACTGAACAGTGTATTACCATCGGGCTCTGTGCGCTTGCGAGTGTACTCACGCGCGCCCTCCCCTTTCTCCTGATCTCAGAGAAGAAGCCGACGCCGCCGATTATCCGCTACCTCGGCAACGTCCTCCCCGCCGCCGTCTTTGGGATGCTTGTCGTCTACTGTCTCAAGGATACAACATTGTTCAGTGGCAGTCACGGTCTGCCGGAGCTTACAGGAATACTCGTGACTGCATTGCTTCATCTGAAATTTCGCCAGATGCTGCTCTCGATTGGAGGAGGGACGGCAGTCTATATGATACTAATTCAATGGGTATTCATCCCATAA
- a CDS encoding efflux RND transporter permease subunit, with the protein MAKFFIHRPIFAIVIAVMIVIIGTIAGFSLPIAQYPQISPPTVAVSANYTGASAAVVNETVAQVIEEQINGTQGMDYMSSTSDDTGRYSLSVTFDVGTDGDMDAVKVQNNAAGANASLPSSVQSAGVTTRKSSGQMAYFVSLYSEDGTYDRAFMKNYATLYFLDAIKRVSGVGDVQVFGADYAMRVWMNPDRLAELGLTVSDITRAINEQNVQAPAGTVGGMPTQNGQEKQFTGKVQGRLTTPEEFGNVIIAAGKDGTFVRLKDVARIETGQRQNNIVAKFNGYPAVGFGIQLTSDANAMITLAEVRKILEEAEKTFPPGLKMKSVFDSTDYINASIKEVVHTFLEALLLVVLVIFLFLQSWRATLIPLLAVPVSLIGAFGAFVLLDFSINTLTLFAMVLAIGLVVDDAIVVIENVEHHMESGLSPVDATERAMAEVQGPVVAIAFVLAAVFVPVAFLGGMMGVLYKQFALTIAISMAISAFVALSLTPALCALMLKPKKENGTKSVLDRFFDRFNNWFDATRKGYVGIVSKFIRKSKVAVIFLLIVCGLTAIIYRNLPTTFVPEEDQGYMMIAIQLPPGTSTNQTQKTVDKIQQAAQREIKGQSAVMSINGFDILAGGANSNGAVVFVGMKDWSQRAGLAESVAAAVGTMFRVGAMEAPEALVVAINPPALPGLGNVGGWSLQLQDMSGHSDTELNDIVNAILAEANTRPELRGVRSTFKINAPSYQYEIDREKVKNLGVQLSDVFTALQVNFGGYEVNDFNQFGRTYKVVLQSDVTYRTEAEAAKFVFVKNSQGGMVPLDTLLKPKLTTGPTQISRFNGARSITFQGSSGSGYSSGEAMNAITEIVQKHAGSGFSIEWSGQSREEKKSADSTMQVLALCLVFVFLCLAALYESWSVPFAVLFTVPTGIFGALFSEYILATIFGTIGIPAAGYQNSVYMQIGVIMVIGLAAKNAILIVEFAKIRVDRGMDPLKAAIQAAGLRLRPILMTSFAFIIGCLPLCMASGAGAAARNGMGVAVVGGMLFATILGIFLIPVFYVIVDRISRMLGLRKKAKTRTADDYM; encoded by the coding sequence TTGGCAAAATTTTTCATACACCGACCGATCTTTGCGATTGTCATTGCGGTGATGATCGTCATCATCGGTACGATCGCGGGGTTCTCACTGCCAATCGCGCAGTATCCGCAGATCTCGCCGCCGACGGTTGCGGTGTCGGCGAACTATACGGGCGCAAGTGCTGCCGTTGTCAATGAGACGGTGGCGCAGGTCATCGAGGAGCAGATCAACGGTACGCAGGGGATGGACTACATGAGCTCCACCTCTGATGATACGGGGCGTTACAGCCTTTCTGTTACGTTCGATGTCGGCACGGACGGAGATATGGATGCCGTCAAGGTGCAGAACAATGCGGCGGGGGCAAATGCCAGCCTGCCATCCTCCGTGCAGTCGGCGGGCGTTACGACGCGCAAATCCTCGGGGCAGATGGCGTACTTCGTTTCGCTGTACTCCGAGGACGGCACCTATGACCGCGCCTTCATGAAGAACTATGCGACGCTCTACTTCCTCGATGCGATCAAGCGCGTCAGCGGCGTGGGCGATGTGCAGGTATTCGGTGCCGACTATGCGATGCGCGTCTGGATGAATCCGGATCGCCTCGCGGAGCTCGGTCTGACCGTTTCGGACATTACACGGGCAATCAACGAGCAGAACGTACAGGCTCCTGCCGGCACGGTCGGCGGTATGCCGACGCAGAACGGGCAGGAGAAGCAGTTCACGGGCAAGGTACAGGGGCGTCTTACGACCCCCGAGGAGTTCGGCAACGTCATCATTGCCGCGGGCAAGGACGGCACATTCGTCCGCTTGAAGGATGTTGCACGTATTGAGACCGGTCAGCGTCAAAATAATATTGTTGCGAAATTTAACGGCTATCCCGCCGTTGGTTTCGGCATTCAGCTGACCTCCGATGCGAACGCCATGATTACCCTTGCGGAGGTGCGCAAGATCCTAGAGGAGGCGGAGAAGACCTTCCCTCCCGGGCTCAAGATGAAGTCCGTCTTTGACAGTACCGACTACATCAACGCATCCATTAAGGAGGTTGTGCATACCTTCCTTGAGGCACTGCTGCTCGTCGTGCTCGTCATCTTCCTCTTTTTGCAGAGCTGGCGCGCGACGCTGATCCCGCTGCTCGCCGTGCCTGTGTCCCTCATCGGTGCATTCGGCGCGTTCGTCCTGTTGGATTTCTCCATCAATACGCTGACACTCTTTGCAATGGTGCTTGCAATCGGTCTTGTCGTCGACGATGCGATCGTCGTCATCGAGAACGTCGAGCATCATATGGAGAGCGGACTTTCGCCCGTTGACGCAACGGAGCGTGCGATGGCAGAGGTGCAGGGGCCTGTTGTTGCGATTGCCTTCGTGCTCGCAGCGGTCTTTGTCCCCGTTGCCTTCCTCGGCGGCATGATGGGCGTGCTCTACAAGCAGTTCGCGCTCACGATTGCAATCTCGATGGCGATTTCTGCCTTTGTCGCGCTGTCGCTGACGCCGGCACTCTGCGCTCTCATGCTCAAACCAAAGAAGGAGAATGGGACAAAGAGCGTACTCGACCGCTTCTTTGACCGATTCAATAACTGGTTCGATGCGACGCGCAAGGGCTATGTTGGTATCGTTAGCAAGTTTATCCGCAAATCGAAGGTTGCCGTTATCTTCCTGCTCATCGTCTGCGGGCTTACGGCGATCATCTATCGGAATCTGCCGACCACATTTGTCCCTGAGGAAGATCAGGGCTATATGATGATCGCGATTCAGCTGCCGCCGGGCACGTCCACGAATCAGACACAGAAGACCGTGGACAAGATCCAGCAGGCGGCACAGCGCGAGATCAAGGGGCAGAGTGCCGTCATGTCCATCAACGGCTTCGACATCCTCGCGGGCGGTGCGAACTCTAACGGTGCTGTCGTGTTCGTTGGTATGAAGGACTGGTCGCAGCGTGCAGGGCTCGCTGAGTCGGTTGCCGCTGCGGTCGGTACGATGTTCCGCGTCGGCGCGATGGAGGCACCCGAGGCACTTGTCGTTGCCATCAATCCGCCCGCACTGCCGGGGCTCGGCAATGTCGGCGGCTGGTCGCTCCAGCTGCAGGACATGAGCGGACATTCCGACACCGAGCTCAACGACATCGTGAATGCGATTCTTGCCGAGGCAAATACGCGCCCCGAGCTACGGGGCGTGCGCTCGACGTTTAAGATCAACGCGCCGAGCTATCAGTATGAGATTGACCGCGAAAAGGTCAAGAATCTCGGCGTTCAGCTCTCGGATGTATTCACGGCACTGCAGGTCAACTTCGGCGGCTATGAGGTCAATGACTTCAACCAGTTCGGGCGGACCTACAAGGTCGTGCTGCAGTCCGACGTGACCTATCGCACCGAGGCAGAGGCGGCAAAGTTCGTCTTTGTCAAGAACTCTCAGGGCGGCATGGTACCTCTCGATACCTTGCTCAAACCCAAACTCACAACGGGTCCCACGCAGATCAGCCGATTCAACGGCGCGCGTTCGATCACGTTCCAGGGAAGTTCCGGCTCCGGCTACAGCTCGGGCGAGGCGATGAACGCCATCACCGAGATTGTGCAGAAGCACGCGGGTTCCGGATTCAGCATCGAGTGGTCGGGGCAGAGCCGTGAGGAGAAGAAGTCGGCGGATTCAACTATGCAGGTGCTTGCACTCTGTCTGGTCTTTGTATTCCTCTGTCTTGCGGCACTCTATGAGAGCTGGAGCGTACCGTTTGCCGTGCTCTTCACGGTGCCGACTGGCATCTTCGGGGCACTCTTCTCCGAGTACATCCTCGCGACGATCTTCGGCACAATTGGCATTCCTGCGGCGGGCTATCAGAACAGCGTCTATATGCAGATCGGTGTCATCATGGTCATCGGTCTTGCGGCAAAGAATGCAATTCTGATTGTTGAGTTCGCGAAGATTCGCGTGGATCGCGGCATGGATCCGCTCAAAGCGGCGATTCAGGCGGCGGGGCTGCGTCTCCGCCCGATCCTCATGACATCGTTTGCGTTCATCATTGGCTGTCTGCCTCTCTGCATGGCATCCGGTGCGGGCGCTGCGGCGCGTAACGGCATGGGCGTCGCTGTTGTCGGCGGCATGCTCTTTGCCACCATTCTGGGTATCTTCCTCATTCCCGTGTTCTATGTCATTGTCGACCGTATCTCGCGTATGCTTGGCCTCCGCAAGAAGGCAAAGACCCGCACGGCGGATGACTATATGTAA
- a CDS encoding efflux RND transporter periplasmic adaptor subunit: MLLSGCGSGQQGGGARATSVKAMNVLRQDTPLTHVYAGQIVGTDEVKIQSRVSGNIVEKYIVGGQSVSAGQPLYRIDSRQYESALLQAKAVLAQSEATLNNARMDLGRYQQLYASAAVSEQTLSTQQAQVNAYEAAVAANEALVRQAQENLDDTVIYAPMSGQLSVDDVAMGTFVSAGTTTLVSMGTANPIFAQFSLSENEYLNFVEQAAQQGGIAAVVVELTLSNGSKYPIIGHIVTSDRALTAQTGTLTVKALFDNPDGLLLPGMFARVSLIGDTIPNAILVPERAVQQLLGKSFVMLVGPDNKAVARTVTLGDKIGSYYVVKEGLDSSDIVVVEGLTTLQEGGDLAVTMVTASDMGFSLEGDTSNFNTRELTPAK; this comes from the coding sequence ATGCTTCTGAGCGGCTGCGGGAGCGGTCAGCAGGGGGGCGGAGCGCGTGCGACGTCTGTCAAGGCGATGAATGTACTGCGGCAGGATACGCCGCTCACGCATGTATATGCGGGGCAGATCGTGGGCACGGACGAGGTGAAGATTCAGTCGCGTGTCTCCGGGAACATTGTCGAGAAATACATCGTGGGTGGGCAGTCTGTATCGGCAGGGCAGCCACTCTACCGCATTGACTCTCGCCAGTATGAGAGTGCGCTTCTGCAGGCGAAGGCCGTGCTTGCGCAATCCGAGGCGACGCTGAACAATGCGCGCATGGATCTCGGACGCTATCAGCAGCTCTATGCCAGTGCAGCGGTCTCTGAGCAGACACTCTCCACGCAGCAGGCACAGGTGAACGCCTATGAGGCGGCGGTCGCTGCGAATGAAGCACTCGTGCGTCAGGCACAGGAGAATCTCGATGATACGGTGATCTACGCACCGATGTCGGGGCAGCTCTCTGTAGATGATGTGGCGATGGGGACATTTGTCTCTGCGGGAACGACGACGCTCGTTTCGATGGGCACAGCAAACCCGATCTTTGCGCAGTTCAGCCTCTCAGAGAACGAGTACCTGAACTTCGTTGAGCAGGCGGCACAGCAGGGCGGAATCGCTGCTGTTGTGGTCGAGCTGACGCTCTCCAACGGCTCGAAGTATCCGATCATCGGGCATATCGTGACCTCGGATCGCGCTCTTACTGCTCAGACGGGGACACTGACGGTAAAGGCTCTCTTTGATAATCCGGATGGACTTCTCCTGCCGGGCATGTTTGCGCGCGTCAGCCTGATCGGCGACACGATTCCGAATGCGATTCTCGTGCCTGAGCGTGCTGTTCAGCAGCTGCTCGGCAAGTCCTTTGTCATGCTCGTAGGGCCGGACAATAAGGCTGTCGCACGCACGGTGACACTGGGCGATAAGATTGGCAGCTACTACGTTGTCAAGGAAGGTTTGGACAGCTCGGATATCGTTGTGGTTGAGGGGCTGACCACGCTCCAGGAGGGCGGCGATCTAGCCGTGACGATGGTGACAGCAAGCGACATGGGATTCTCGCTTGAGGGGGATACCTCCAACTTTAATACGCGTGAGCTCACGCCCGCGAAGTAA
- the rnc gene encoding ribonuclease III produces the protein MAHEMTEGRRAALVRLSVQIGVSFGDLSLLDEALTHPSYTNEAKDDIPHNERLEFLGDAVLELASSTYLYAHFPECSEGELTKMRASLVQSETLARLARQLDLGSYLLLGRGELHNGGADRQNNLENAFEALVGAVYLDGGWETARDYVAHQLAAEALSVEKTHVARDYKTTLQEHVQQKRHASISYKLIGETGPDHDKRFTTRVLIGDEPMGEGTGRSKKEAEQQAAAAALDRIGLG, from the coding sequence ATGGCACACGAAATGACGGAGGGAAGGCGCGCAGCACTTGTGCGCCTTTCTGTCCAAATAGGTGTTTCCTTCGGCGACCTCTCGCTGCTCGATGAGGCGCTGACCCACCCTTCGTATACAAATGAAGCGAAGGATGATATACCGCATAACGAACGTCTGGAGTTTCTGGGCGATGCCGTGCTGGAGCTTGCCTCCAGCACGTATTTGTATGCGCATTTTCCGGAGTGCTCCGAGGGGGAGCTGACGAAGATGCGCGCGAGCCTCGTTCAGAGTGAGACGCTTGCGCGCCTTGCGCGGCAGCTCGACCTTGGCAGCTACCTCCTGCTCGGGCGTGGGGAGCTGCACAATGGGGGCGCAGATAGGCAGAACAATCTCGAGAACGCATTCGAGGCGCTCGTCGGTGCCGTCTATCTCGACGGCGGCTGGGAGACAGCGCGTGACTATGTGGCACATCAGCTTGCTGCTGAGGCGCTCTCTGTAGAGAAGACGCATGTTGCGCGCGACTACAAGACGACACTGCAGGAGCATGTGCAGCAGAAGCGACATGCGTCGATTTCCTACAAGCTGATCGGTGAGACGGGACCCGACCATGACAAGCGTTTTACGACCCGCGTTCTTATTGGTGACGAGCCGATGGGGGAAGGTACGGGACGTAGCAAGAAGGAGGCGGAGCAGCAAGCTGCCGCAGCCGCTCTTGACCGCATCGGACTCGGTTAA
- the fabF gene encoding beta-ketoacyl-ACP synthase II encodes MKKRIVVTGVGPITPIGIGKDAFWEALLAGKNGIERITRFDATNYAAQIAGEVKDFDVDGYIDKKEAKRMDRYAQFAVVSAGMAIADAGLDLDSEDRDRIGAYVGAGIGGIETMHSTYERLFDKGPERVSPFFIPMMIANMAAGQVAINYGLHGPVSCVVTACATGANCIGDAYRVMQRGEADIMIAGGTEASISEAASAGFAAMKALCTDHNDDPAHASRPFDKNRSGFVMGEGAGLVVLETLEHAEARGAHIYAELVGYGSNSDGYHITSPAPHGEYQAKCMKYALDDAGLSPEDIDYINAHGTSTHMNDLCETEAIKTVWGDAAKDVAVSSIKSMTGHLLGAAGSVELIATALAVENDMLPPTINYDTPDEGLDLDYVPNKARAKKVRAAISNSFGFGGHNACLVVKKYQK; translated from the coding sequence TTGAAGAAGAGAATTGTCGTTACGGGGGTTGGCCCGATCACGCCGATCGGCATTGGTAAGGACGCCTTCTGGGAGGCGCTGCTTGCAGGCAAGAACGGCATTGAACGCATTACCCGCTTCGATGCGACGAACTACGCTGCGCAGATTGCGGGCGAGGTCAAGGACTTCGATGTCGATGGCTACATCGACAAGAAAGAGGCAAAGCGCATGGATCGCTACGCTCAGTTCGCCGTCGTCTCCGCCGGTATGGCGATTGCAGACGCGGGGCTCGATCTGGACAGCGAGGATCGCGATCGCATCGGCGCCTATGTCGGCGCGGGCATCGGCGGCATCGAGACGATGCATAGCACCTATGAGCGCCTCTTTGACAAGGGACCCGAGCGCGTCAGCCCCTTCTTCATCCCCATGATGATTGCCAACATGGCAGCGGGGCAGGTCGCAATCAACTACGGCCTGCATGGTCCTGTGTCCTGTGTTGTGACGGCGTGTGCGACGGGCGCGAACTGTATCGGCGATGCCTATCGCGTGATGCAGCGTGGCGAGGCAGACATCATGATCGCGGGCGGCACGGAGGCAAGCATCTCCGAGGCTGCAAGCGCGGGCTTTGCTGCGATGAAGGCACTCTGCACGGATCACAACGACGATCCCGCGCATGCCTCGCGTCCGTTCGACAAGAACCGCTCGGGCTTCGTCATGGGCGAGGGCGCGGGTCTGGTCGTGCTTGAGACGCTCGAGCACGCAGAGGCGCGTGGTGCACATATCTACGCCGAGCTCGTCGGCTATGGTTCCAACTCCGACGGCTATCACATTACGAGCCCCGCGCCGCATGGCGAATATCAGGCGAAGTGCATGAAGTACGCCCTCGACGATGCGGGACTCAGCCCGGAGGATATCGACTATATCAATGCACATGGCACGTCCACGCATATGAATGACCTCTGCGAGACCGAGGCAATCAAGACGGTCTGGGGCGATGCTGCAAAGGATGTTGCAGTCTCCTCGATCAAGTCCATGACGGGACATCTACTCGGTGCTGCAGGCAGTGTTGAGCTGATTGCAACGGCGCTTGCAGTCGAGAACGATATGCTCCCGCCGACGATCAACTACGATACGCCGGACGAGGGGCTCGACCTCGACTATGTACCGAATAAGGCGCGTGCGAAAAAAGTTCGCGCGGCGATCTCGAACTCCTTCGGCTTCGGCGGGCACAACGCCTGTCTCGTCGTCAAGAAGTATCAGAAGTAA
- a CDS encoding NAD(P)H-dependent flavin oxidoreductase, whose protein sequence is MRLPEVRIGNKVAAIPIIQGGMAIRITTARLAAAVANEGGIGLIAASGMKPQELRYEIRLARSLSPNGIIGINEMVAASDFADAVKIAIDEGIDLVVAGAGFSRDMFQLGKESGTPIVPIVSTAKLAKISEKLGAAAVVVEGKEAGGHLGTDQSVRNIISDVRAAVKIPIFAAGGILTGQDIADLHKMGADGVQLGSRFAACEESNAAPSLKQYYLKSKKDDIVIIHSPVGLPGRAVRTPFSARIMEGPVPPKVCDRCLKQCDHHFCIIRALSRAQQGDLETGLVFTGEFMPRIDRILSVHEIFEELKEQLEAAN, encoded by the coding sequence ATGAGACTACCCGAGGTGAGGATCGGCAATAAGGTTGCCGCCATCCCCATCATTCAGGGCGGCATGGCGATCCGCATAACAACGGCGCGGCTCGCGGCCGCTGTTGCAAACGAGGGCGGAATCGGACTCATCGCGGCCTCCGGCATGAAGCCGCAGGAACTGCGCTATGAGATTCGTCTCGCGCGCTCACTATCTCCCAATGGGATCATCGGCATCAATGAGATGGTCGCGGCAAGCGACTTTGCGGATGCCGTTAAAATTGCGATTGATGAGGGCATTGACCTCGTGGTCGCAGGTGCGGGATTCTCCCGCGATATGTTCCAGCTCGGCAAGGAGTCCGGCACCCCGATTGTGCCGATTGTCTCCACGGCGAAGCTGGCGAAGATCTCCGAAAAACTCGGCGCGGCTGCGGTCGTTGTCGAGGGCAAGGAGGCAGGCGGTCATCTCGGCACGGATCAGTCCGTGCGCAATATCATCTCCGATGTCCGCGCGGCGGTGAAGATTCCGATCTTTGCAGCCGGCGGTATCCTGACGGGGCAGGATATTGCGGATCTGCACAAGATGGGTGCAGATGGCGTACAGCTCGGTTCGCGCTTTGCGGCTTGTGAGGAGTCCAATGCTGCGCCGTCGCTGAAGCAGTATTACCTGAAATCCAAGAAGGATGACATTGTCATCATCCACAGCCCCGTGGGGCTGCCGGGGCGTGCTGTGCGCACCCCGTTCTCGGCACGGATCATGGAGGGGCCAGTACCGCCGAAGGTGTGCGACCGCTGCCTGAAGCAGTGTGACCATCACTTCTGCATCATCCGCGCACTCTCGCGTGCGCAGCAGGGAGATCTCGAGACGGGCTTGGTCTTTACGGGCGAGTTCATGCCGCGCATCGATCGGATTTTGAGTGTTCATGAGATATTTGAAGAGCTGAAAGAGCAGCTTGAGGCAGCGAACTAG
- a CDS encoding acyl carrier protein — translation MATFDKVRDIVVEQLGSEADEVTLESTFIDDLGADSLDIVELIMAFEEEFNVEIPDEAAEKIKTVQDVVNYIDQNK, via the coding sequence ATGGCAACGTTTGACAAGGTTCGCGACATCGTCGTAGAACAGCTTGGCTCGGAGGCTGATGAAGTCACCCTCGAGTCCACCTTCATTGACGATCTTGGCGCAGATTCGCTCGACATCGTTGAGCTCATCATGGCTTTCGAGGAGGAATTCAATGTTGAAATCCCCGACGAGGCTGCTGAGAAGATTAAGACGGTTCAGGATGTCGTCAACTACATCGATCAGAACAAGTAA
- the fabG gene encoding 3-oxoacyl-[acyl-carrier-protein] reductase: protein MLLEGKVALVTGGSRGIGRAIAIRLAQEGAKVAVNYAGNQAAAEEVKAIIEEQGGTALLVQADVSDSAAATEMVTRVHEELGGLDILVNNAGITRDTLLVRMKDEDFDAVINTNLKGIYACTKAAAKFMTKQRSGRIVNLSSVVGEIGNVGQTNYAAAKAGVIGFSKSAAKEFAPRGITVNVVAPGFIDTDMTAVLKDSIREKIAEGIPLGALGKPEHVADAVLFLVSDAASYITGQTLNVDGGMVM, encoded by the coding sequence ATGCTTCTTGAGGGTAAAGTTGCTCTTGTTACGGGCGGTTCTCGCGGCATTGGGCGCGCAATCGCCATCCGGCTTGCACAGGAGGGCGCAAAGGTTGCCGTCAACTATGCGGGCAATCAGGCTGCAGCCGAGGAGGTCAAGGCGATCATCGAGGAGCAGGGCGGTACGGCACTGCTCGTTCAGGCGGATGTCTCCGACAGCGCTGCCGCGACCGAGATGGTCACGCGCGTGCATGAGGAACTCGGCGGTCTCGATATTCTCGTCAACAATGCGGGCATTACGCGCGATACGCTGCTCGTCCGCATGAAGGATGAGGATTTCGATGCTGTGATCAACACGAACCTCAAAGGCATCTATGCCTGCACGAAGGCTGCTGCAAAGTTCATGACGAAGCAGCGCAGCGGGCGCATTGTGAATCTCTCCTCCGTGGTCGGCGAGATCGGCAACGTGGGGCAGACGAATTACGCTGCGGCAAAGGCGGGCGTGATCGGCTTCTCGAAGTCTGCGGCAAAGGAATTTGCGCCGCGCGGGATTACGGTCAACGTCGTTGCGCCAGGCTTTATCGACACCGATATGACAGCTGTCCTCAAGGACAGCATTCGCGAAAAGATTGCTGAGGGCATTCCGCTTGGAGCACTTGGCAAACCGGAGCATGTTGCCGATGCTGTTCTCTTCCTTGTAAGTGATGCAGCGTCGTACATTACCGGCCAGACGCTTAATGTAGACGGCGGCATGGTTATGTAG